The following proteins are encoded in a genomic region of Thermoplasmata archaeon:
- a CDS encoding energy-coupling factor ABC transporter permease, producing the protein MHIMEGYLDPIWCVVWFAVMAPFFIVGVIKLRKILRDHPEQKMTVALSGAFIFLLSSLKLPSVTGSCSHPTGTGIAVVFYGVGVCAVLSTIVLVFQALLLAHGGFTTLGANCVSMGIIGPLIGLVFWKILRGANAPVFVSMFVAAFLADLMTYVVTAFQMSLNLMTSVGADFMDTLVEMLSIYAVTQIPLAIVEGIVLGMFAHYLATSRADIFEIADNNKLNPFSTEA; encoded by the coding sequence ATGCACATAATGGAAGGATATTTAGATCCCATTTGGTGTGTAGTTTGGTTCGCGGTAATGGCGCCCTTCTTCATCGTCGGAGTAATCAAGCTCCGCAAGATCCTGAGGGACCACCCCGAGCAGAAGATGACAGTAGCTCTCTCTGGAGCATTCATCTTCCTGCTTTCCTCGCTCAAGTTGCCCTCGGTAACTGGATCATGCTCACACCCCACAGGAACAGGAATTGCAGTCGTATTCTACGGAGTCGGTGTTTGTGCCGTTCTCTCCACTATCGTTCTCGTTTTCCAGGCACTCTTGCTCGCACACGGTGGATTCACAACACTCGGTGCAAACTGCGTGTCCATGGGAATCATCGGACCTTTGATCGGTCTGGTCTTCTGGAAGATCCTCAGGGGAGCAAACGCACCTGTCTTCGTCAGCATGTTTGTCGCAGCATTCTTGGCTGACCTCATGACATATGTCGTAACTGCATTCCAGATGTCTCTGAACCTTATGACCTCAGTTGGAGCAGACTTCATGGACACACTCGTCGAGATGCTCTCCATCTACGCGGTCACCCAGATTCCCCTCGCAATCGTTGAGGGAATCGTCCTCGGAATGTTCGCACACTACCTGGCAACCTCCAGGGCAGACATCTTCGAGATCGCTGACAACAACAAGCTGAACCCCTTCTCCACGGAGGCATGA
- a CDS encoding ATP-binding cassette domain-containing protein, with protein sequence MSEIFRLEDVTFAHPNSTRNVLNNMSLSIEEGSRNAILGANGAGKTTFFYTLTGVYKPQSGTVYNHGEPVEYTREGLLNLRSEVAVILQNPDEQIFCSLVEEDVAFGPLNLGLDRDEVGERVAKALRDVRMTPYARRPLQQLSGGQRKRVAIAGALAMHPKIMIMDEPTAGLDPQASMEVMELAEKLHLQGVTVLISTHDIDIVYKWADTSDIIYNGKFEYSGAVEEFYSDSERVYRCGLLTPSVFNMNRDICAIDGLSVSPYPRNSCEFTAKFGQPNKSGRLVCVPVEEETAVGRYEDVMKDLSNVSSGVYGSDARYALTEKHVDYRFDAIDTCFTEAVEGKDSVLFYDSIYAPTVQAQCDRLKEFGFEVDMEVI encoded by the coding sequence ATGAGCGAGATATTCAGATTGGAGGACGTGACGTTCGCTCATCCTAACAGCACAAGGAACGTCCTCAATAACATGAGTCTCAGCATCGAAGAGGGTTCCCGCAATGCTATCCTGGGGGCCAACGGTGCAGGTAAGACAACGTTCTTCTACACTCTGACAGGCGTCTACAAGCCTCAGAGCGGTACTGTTTACAATCATGGTGAGCCCGTCGAATACACCAGGGAAGGGCTCCTTAATCTGAGGTCCGAAGTGGCTGTCATCCTGCAGAATCCGGATGAGCAGATATTCTGTTCACTGGTCGAGGAGGATGTAGCGTTCGGGCCACTCAACCTCGGTCTTGACAGAGATGAGGTCGGGGAAAGGGTCGCAAAGGCCCTCAGGGATGTCAGGATGACTCCTTACGCAAGGCGTCCTCTGCAGCAGCTGTCCGGAGGACAGAGGAAGAGGGTCGCTATCGCAGGTGCCCTTGCGATGCATCCCAAGATAATGATCATGGACGAGCCTACAGCGGGTCTCGACCCCCAGGCATCCATGGAGGTCATGGAATTGGCCGAGAAGCTCCACCTGCAGGGTGTCACGGTTCTGATATCCACTCACGACATCGATATCGTGTACAAGTGGGCGGACACCTCAGATATAATCTACAATGGCAAGTTCGAATACAGCGGGGCTGTGGAGGAGTTCTACAGTGATTCCGAGCGCGTATACAGATGCGGTCTGCTGACGCCATCAGTGTTCAACATGAACAGGGACATCTGCGCCATAGACGGATTGTCCGTTTCTCCGTATCCGCGCAACAGCTGCGAGTTCACGGCCAAGTTCGGTCAGCCGAATAAGTCGGGCAGACTGGTCTGTGTACCGGTCGAAGAAGAGACCGCAGTGGGAAGATACGAGGACGTCATGAAGGATCTCAGCAATGTATCCTCGGGAGTCTACGGCTCTGACGCCAGGTATGCTCTGACAGAGAAACATGTCGATTACCGCTTCGATGCCATCGACACATGTTTCACGGAAGCGGTCGAAGGCAAGGACTCCGTCCTGTTCTACGATTCGATCTACGCTCCAACGGTCCAAGCACAGTGCGATAGGCTGAAAGAATTCGGTTTCGAAGTTGATATGGAGGTGATCTGA
- a CDS encoding ATP-binding cassette domain-containing protein, which produces MMGTLLEADKVTYSYSRKGPKVLDELCMKIEEGKKTAIMGCNGAGKSTLFSVLNALYKPDHGKVLFRDKPLTYRHKDIIKMRSEVSILFQNPNDMMFKPYVEQDVAYGPENMRLPKEEVEERVQEALFAVGMEEYRKSPIMKLSYGQRKRVTLAGVLAMRPSVIIMDEPTAGLDPQMAYEVMEIAEQMHSSGVTVIMSSHDTDLTYSWADELRVLYGGKCAYSGEPEPFYSDYESVQKAGLLLPTVFMMNRTLASLGKMDLEPYPKAQSQLALKTAQHKDVNLGALHVIRAERETDLNAIIEEYDLGKMPKGVYGMSARFAVRNTALDVDFLYNGPENCTMKCLDGQDSVLICDPMMLDKAVSSATFINENGFGKINIDVI; this is translated from the coding sequence CTGATGGGAACACTCTTAGAGGCAGATAAGGTCACTTACTCCTACAGCAGGAAGGGACCGAAGGTCCTGGATGAGCTGTGCATGAAGATCGAGGAAGGTAAGAAGACAGCGATTATGGGATGCAACGGTGCTGGTAAGTCCACACTGTTCAGCGTATTGAACGCGCTCTACAAGCCTGACCATGGCAAAGTCCTTTTCAGGGATAAGCCTCTGACATACAGGCATAAGGACATCATCAAGATGCGTTCCGAGGTGTCTATCCTATTCCAGAATCCGAACGATATGATGTTCAAACCTTATGTCGAGCAGGATGTGGCCTATGGGCCCGAGAACATGAGGCTCCCGAAGGAGGAAGTGGAGGAGAGGGTCCAGGAGGCACTCTTCGCCGTCGGAATGGAGGAGTACCGCAAGTCTCCGATCATGAAGCTGTCCTACGGACAGAGGAAGAGAGTCACGCTCGCCGGAGTCCTAGCGATGAGGCCTAGTGTCATCATTATGGATGAGCCTACCGCAGGATTGGATCCCCAGATGGCCTATGAGGTCATGGAGATCGCTGAGCAGATGCATTCGTCCGGTGTCACTGTCATCATGTCTTCGCACGATACCGATTTGACATACTCGTGGGCGGATGAGCTTCGTGTCCTTTACGGCGGTAAGTGCGCATACAGCGGAGAGCCTGAACCGTTCTATTCGGATTACGAGAGTGTTCAGAAGGCAGGATTGCTTCTGCCCACGGTATTCATGATGAACCGTACCCTGGCAAGTCTAGGAAAGATGGATCTGGAACCATATCCGAAGGCACAATCCCAGTTGGCACTCAAGACAGCACAGCACAAGGATGTCAACCTCGGTGCCTTGCATGTCATCAGGGCCGAGAGGGAAACCGATCTCAATGCGATAATCGAGGAATACGACCTCGGTAAGATGCCCAAAGGTGTGTATGGAATGAGCGCCAGATTCGCGGTCAGGAACACAGCACTGGATGTGGACTTCCTGTACAACGGTCCTGAGAATTGTACCATGAAGTGTCTGGACGGACAGGATTCCGTCCTGATCTGTGATCCCATGATGCTCGATAAGGCTGTATCCTCAGCCACGTTCATCAATGAGAACGGGTTCGGCAAGATCAATATCGATGTCATCTGA
- a CDS encoding cation-translocating P-type ATPase, giving the protein MLLVLDFIKDEVKKGLLVLIIAGISLILSLTIPEAFHADPAWIAIVICGAPIIWDAVTGLILHHDIKADVLVAIAIIAALYLGEWFAAGEVALIMEIGGFLEDYSAAKANKGIEALQDMSPKTGRVVDGDTEREVPVEEIQVGSIVRVRPGEAVPVDGKVVSGETSIDQSVITGESLPVDKLVGDTVFSGTINQMGSFDMEVTKNAEDSSFQRMVGMVSSVDADKTRMVKVADKWATWLVATVMVLAVATYFLTEDIYRAVTVCIVFCPCAFILATPTAVVATIGNLAKRGVLVRDGDSLERMSQIDTIAFDKTGTITEGRPKIQEVSSVNDRFEFVSLIASAESASEHPLAKAFVSFADKEGVEHVKADSFSMSVGRGISAKVSGKDVMIGNSKMMEEKGISIPAEAAERTANLYAEGCTVVYVSINGNYEGFVAFSDSIRQTSKDTVSELSSLGVNSILLTGDNSRAASHMAAEAGIKDIVSDCTPEVKVSSIEERQGSGGKVCMVGDGVNDAPALRKAWVGIAMGSTGTDIAADASDMVLVKDGLESLPHLVSISRKMMGKVKFNITFSLCWNCLAVALSMLAVLGPVTGALVHNVGSVAVVVNSALLLMYGRKK; this is encoded by the coding sequence ATTCTGCTCGTTCTCGATTTCATCAAAGATGAAGTGAAGAAAGGGTTGCTGGTCCTGATAATCGCAGGCATATCATTGATTCTGTCCCTCACCATCCCAGAAGCATTCCACGCCGATCCTGCATGGATCGCGATCGTGATATGCGGAGCACCCATCATATGGGATGCCGTAACCGGGCTGATCCTCCACCATGACATCAAAGCTGATGTCCTGGTCGCGATAGCGATCATCGCCGCCCTGTATCTAGGCGAATGGTTCGCTGCCGGAGAAGTCGCTCTGATCATGGAGATCGGAGGATTCCTCGAGGATTACTCGGCTGCAAAGGCCAACAAAGGAATCGAAGCCCTTCAGGACATGTCCCCCAAGACCGGAAGGGTTGTAGATGGAGATACCGAGCGCGAGGTACCTGTCGAGGAAATCCAGGTCGGGTCTATCGTGAGGGTACGTCCGGGAGAGGCCGTGCCTGTGGACGGAAAGGTCGTTTCGGGAGAGACATCGATCGACCAATCCGTCATCACAGGCGAATCCCTCCCTGTGGACAAGCTTGTTGGCGATACGGTTTTCAGCGGAACGATCAACCAGATGGGGTCCTTCGACATGGAGGTCACCAAGAATGCAGAGGATTCCTCGTTCCAGAGGATGGTCGGAATGGTCTCCTCCGTGGATGCGGACAAGACGCGTATGGTCAAGGTAGCGGACAAGTGGGCCACATGGCTGGTCGCCACCGTCATGGTGCTGGCGGTTGCCACATACTTCCTCACGGAAGACATCTATCGTGCCGTGACAGTATGTATCGTGTTCTGTCCCTGTGCATTCATCCTTGCGACCCCCACAGCTGTCGTAGCGACCATCGGTAACCTTGCAAAGCGCGGTGTGCTCGTCAGGGACGGAGACTCCCTGGAGAGGATGTCGCAGATCGATACTATAGCCTTCGATAAGACAGGCACCATAACGGAAGGAAGACCGAAGATCCAAGAGGTTTCATCAGTCAATGACAGGTTCGAGTTCGTATCACTCATCGCTTCGGCAGAATCTGCTTCAGAGCATCCTCTGGCCAAAGCATTCGTGTCCTTTGCAGACAAAGAAGGTGTCGAGCATGTAAAGGCTGATTCCTTCTCCATGTCCGTAGGCCGCGGTATCTCCGCAAAGGTAAGCGGAAAGGATGTCATGATAGGCAATTCAAAGATGATGGAGGAGAAGGGTATTTCGATTCCGGCAGAAGCCGCGGAACGCACCGCAAACTTGTATGCAGAGGGATGCACCGTCGTCTATGTATCGATCAATGGTAATTACGAAGGATTCGTAGCATTCTCGGATTCCATCCGTCAGACTTCCAAGGACACCGTATCCGAATTGTCCTCTCTAGGGGTGAACAGCATCCTCCTAACAGGTGACAACAGCCGTGCAGCATCGCATATGGCTGCGGAGGCAGGGATCAAGGATATCGTCTCTGACTGTACTCCTGAGGTCAAGGTCTCGTCAATAGAGGAGAGACAGGGTTCCGGTGGCAAGGTCTGTATGGTAGGAGACGGAGTGAACGATGCCCCGGCCCTCAGGAAGGCCTGGGTCGGTATCGCGATGGGATCCACAGGAACGGATATAGCCGCAGATGCTTCGGATATGGTCCTGGTCAAGGACGGTCTCGAGTCGCTTCCGCATCTGGTATCGATCTCCAGAAAGATGATGGGTAAGGTCAAGTTCAACATCACGTTCTCCCTGTGCTGGAATTGCTTGGCCGTAGCACTGTCTATGCTTGCGGTACTGGGGCCTGTGACCGGTGCCCTGGTGCATAACGTCGGTTCGGTGGCAGTGGTTGTGAACTCGGCACTGCTCCTCATGTACGGAAGAAAGAAATAA
- a CDS encoding transcriptional regulator, with product MRRMQESLVLEAKSTKGGLPKSLWETYSAFCNTNGGRIILGAIEDKATHKISIEGLEDPNKMLKQFWDIVNDSSKVSYCCLKDSDVQVLESNGKCYIVINVPQVPREFRPVYINGNVNSGTFKRNHEGDYHCTKYEIGSMISESSDKSPDSTTIDADWEAVISQDTIRRYLDALRSFRPNHPLLNTDTEQFLIETGAALKMGGVLKLTMAGLLMFGRNMSIVLECPDYFLDYREVSSSARWDYRLFSGSGDWSGNIFDFLNEVEGRLIKHFGSRFEMASMNQTMPKSYGLSREAVVNAVVHADYRGRCGISIVLEGDHLEITNPGNMRVPFSKAIRGGTSDPRNSIIVRMLMLIGYVERTGYGIRAMSDANDSGLLYDFMMAEENDPPLVRTLLGFTKSKEDGTVTDADIIMSMMENDSKVTIAKIREITGMSATKISIEIEHLKRKGMIERVGGTRGEWVVHR from the coding sequence ATGAGAAGGATGCAGGAATCTCTAGTTTTAGAAGCGAAATCCACTAAAGGAGGGTTACCCAAAAGTCTATGGGAGACTTATTCTGCATTCTGCAATACGAACGGCGGGAGGATAATTCTCGGCGCAATCGAGGATAAGGCGACTCACAAGATTTCCATCGAAGGGCTTGAAGATCCGAACAAGATGCTAAAACAGTTTTGGGATATCGTCAATGATAGCAGCAAGGTGAGTTATTGCTGTCTGAAGGATAGCGATGTACAAGTTTTGGAGTCGAACGGGAAGTGTTACATCGTCATAAACGTCCCCCAAGTACCTCGTGAATTCAGGCCTGTGTACATCAATGGCAATGTGAACAGCGGCACATTCAAACGCAATCATGAAGGAGACTATCACTGCACAAAATATGAGATAGGGAGTATGATCTCCGAATCGTCAGATAAATCGCCGGATAGTACCACCATCGATGCCGATTGGGAAGCAGTCATCAGTCAAGATACAATTAGGAGGTATTTGGATGCGCTAAGATCATTCAGACCAAATCACCCTCTGCTGAATACTGATACCGAGCAATTTCTCATAGAAACGGGTGCTGCCTTGAAGATGGGAGGCGTACTCAAACTGACGATGGCTGGATTACTGATGTTCGGAAGGAACATGAGCATAGTCCTGGAATGTCCTGATTATTTCTTGGACTATCGCGAAGTGTCATCATCCGCACGTTGGGATTATAGGTTATTCTCAGGTTCAGGCGACTGGAGCGGTAACATTTTCGATTTCCTGAATGAGGTTGAGGGGAGATTGATCAAACACTTTGGATCTAGATTCGAAATGGCGTCCATGAACCAGACGATGCCCAAATCCTATGGTCTTTCTAGAGAGGCGGTTGTCAACGCCGTTGTCCATGCCGACTACAGAGGGAGGTGCGGAATATCCATTGTCCTAGAGGGAGATCACTTAGAGATCACGAATCCAGGTAACATGAGGGTTCCGTTTTCCAAGGCCATACGCGGAGGTACATCTGACCCTCGTAATTCAATCATCGTACGGATGCTCATGCTGATAGGGTATGTGGAGCGTACGGGGTATGGTATCAGGGCGATGAGCGATGCAAATGATTCAGGCTTGCTGTATGATTTCATGATGGCGGAGGAGAACGATCCTCCTTTGGTCAGAACGTTATTGGGCTTCACAAAGTCCAAGGAGGATGGAACGGTCACCGATGCTGATATAATCATGTCCATGATGGAGAACGATTCCAAAGTTACCATAGCTAAGATCAGGGAAATCACCGGCATGTCTGCCACCAAGATATCTATTGAGATCGAGCATCTGAAAAGGAAGGGGATGATCGAGCGCGTAGGGGGGACCAGAGGCGAATGGGTAGTGCACAGATGA
- a CDS encoding Rrf2 family transcriptional regulator: protein MTMHVDSEFTVGIHTLLIYAYFNEDKVTSETVSRSIGCNPVIVRKVFSKLSKAGLLNPGKGNARTVLAKPADRITLKDVFIATQEESVEETFNMYPANLQCPIGKEIHSLLDSHFTSAMDAMLEDLSRTTIADLISELPADRKLPESLRSL from the coding sequence TTGACCATGCACGTAGACTCCGAATTCACCGTAGGCATCCATACTCTGCTGATCTACGCCTACTTCAATGAGGATAAGGTCACTAGCGAGACGGTATCCAGGAGCATAGGCTGCAATCCAGTGATAGTCAGAAAGGTCTTCAGCAAACTATCCAAAGCCGGGCTTCTGAATCCCGGCAAAGGGAATGCCAGAACCGTTCTTGCGAAACCGGCCGACCGGATCACACTGAAGGATGTCTTCATCGCTACTCAGGAGGAATCCGTTGAAGAGACATTCAACATGTACCCTGCCAATCTCCAGTGCCCTATAGGGAAGGAGATCCACAGTCTGCTGGATTCCCATTTCACATCAGCGATGGACGCTATGCTCGAAGACCTGTCCAGAACGACAATAGCGGATCTCATATCGGAACTGCCCGCGGACAGGAAGCTTCCTGAATCTCTCAGGAGCCTCTGA
- a CDS encoding DUF1638 domain-containing protein: MTHGVLGLIVCPMVDDNLIYSLKKDDEEKNIIVVQNKNNGSIRRKLEEAGMKYELVFWNDILSRNYDLPKDKFTLLIYMTDLGLHSRPEVLKSTVEEITTEMQPFVDGIGFYLGTCGNYEWNIPKWCEEKHFKPGAVFCDKNGYLCHDCVGINIAGGPKYNQMQQKYTGHLYVFPAMATNFDDFMEADQAESAATEASLTPEMREVLGIEPGRDGYLRWLLQLGNYEYILKLDTGIGDRENFEKDLQKVSERTHLKIKEAEAGWVDLQPTDDIYSKCKSFLQA, from the coding sequence ATGACACACGGAGTCCTGGGCCTGATTGTCTGTCCTATGGTCGACGATAATCTGATCTACAGTCTCAAGAAGGATGACGAAGAGAAGAATATCATAGTCGTCCAGAACAAGAACAACGGTTCCATCAGAAGGAAACTGGAAGAAGCCGGCATGAAATACGAACTGGTATTCTGGAACGATATACTGTCGCGCAATTACGATCTGCCCAAGGATAAGTTCACACTACTGATCTACATGACGGACCTGGGCCTTCACTCGAGACCGGAGGTCCTCAAGTCCACTGTCGAGGAGATAACGACCGAGATGCAGCCCTTCGTGGACGGCATAGGCTTCTATCTAGGGACCTGCGGCAACTACGAATGGAACATTCCCAAATGGTGCGAGGAGAAGCATTTCAAACCCGGTGCGGTGTTCTGCGACAAGAACGGATACCTCTGCCACGACTGCGTCGGAATAAACATCGCTGGAGGCCCCAAATACAATCAGATGCAACAGAAATACACGGGACACCTGTATGTCTTCCCAGCGATGGCTACGAACTTCGACGACTTCATGGAAGCTGACCAGGCGGAATCTGCGGCCACAGAGGCCAGCCTCACTCCCGAGATGAGAGAGGTCCTGGGGATAGAACCTGGCCGCGACGGATATCTGAGATGGCTCCTTCAGCTGGGCAATTACGAATACATCCTCAAGCTGGACACCGGCATCGGAGACAGGGAGAACTTCGAGAAAGATCTTCAGAAGGTATCCGAGAGGACACATCTCAAGATCAAAGAGGCTGAGGCCGGATGGGTGGATCTCCAGCCGACCGATGACATCTACAGCAAGTGCAAATCCTTCCTTCAAGCTTGA
- a CDS encoding manganese efflux pump, translating into MITWATLLMCVAISADAFVVSLGKGLALKKIDKRAVLTVSIWFGAFHAIMPLIGWLAGTTFHEFIDIYDNWVMFLVMLILGIMFIREGLQDNEDDGKLSKDLTVRTMFPLAIATSLDALAAGVFISASATDVIEGIIALGVIAGCVSAAGLFLGGKFGIRYGKAATIAGGCLLLFIGILALLEEFGIAHFMSA; encoded by the coding sequence ATGATCACTTGGGCTACGCTTCTGATGTGCGTAGCGATCTCAGCAGATGCTTTCGTCGTATCGCTTGGAAAAGGACTAGCTCTGAAGAAAATCGATAAAAGAGCTGTTCTAACTGTCAGCATATGGTTCGGCGCGTTCCATGCCATTATGCCTCTGATAGGGTGGCTGGCAGGAACAACTTTCCACGAATTCATTGACATATATGACAATTGGGTTATGTTCCTGGTGATGCTCATCCTTGGAATCATGTTCATCAGGGAAGGCCTCCAAGATAATGAGGATGATGGCAAACTGTCGAAGGACCTCACGGTCAGGACCATGTTCCCTCTGGCGATAGCGACAAGTCTGGATGCGCTCGCTGCGGGAGTTTTCATTTCAGCAAGTGCGACAGATGTCATAGAAGGCATCATCGCGCTCGGAGTAATCGCCGGATGCGTAAGTGCTGCCGGACTGTTCCTCGGCGGAAAGTTCGGTATAAGATACGGGAAAGCCGCCACAATTGCCGGAGGCTGCCTTCTGTTATTTATCGGAATATTGGCGCTTCTAGAGGAATTCGGTATCGCTCATTTCATGAGCGCTTGA
- a CDS encoding ATP-binding cassette domain-containing protein, whose translation MEDDIVIRIRGLKKSYTIIDPNLNDSRFLFKKKIQYPIFDGIDLDIKRGDIVGILGRNGCGKSTFLKMVSGILEPDEGTVEVKGKVASILELSMGFHADLSGRDNIILRSELYGIPREEVMEHLDKIIEYTDLGVFIDNPVRTYSSGMRSRLAFSVMVNVDADIFLIDEALSTGDAAFASKASEHLKDLVRSGKTVLFTSHSMNTIKRTCSRAVWISDHMIKMDGPADDVVDEYSRSINDSFEETLGLANDGSSSAQYRIAIFYRDGVGVEKNKDEWLHWLNEAALRDHPMALNDLADIKMSEGKTEEAMDLYQRAAENGSIEARRKYATLQGETMDEIRELRSILKDLCSSGYPYDYCNYGELMLRSALSAEDYEEAKEYLTRASEMGWTDADLLLGQMYRDGSNGERNLDKCISYLTKAAENGNNKAMYMLGDLFYDGKYQKKDYEQAFRWYLMSASVGNARSQYQVGLMYASGQGVEKNEDLAKQWFARYSSTMVNDSRKKAMDTLRARKGDIALSNDMLKAMSRSNQPPSMTTLALKYQSGKGFKKNEKAAMELMRKASVAGGSPRVKLAEMIESKNESEQFPQESLDLIRSAVEYGDAGAMYKMALLYKDGKGVEQNMDLYHRYMVMAAERGNKDAKDTVRQWKARTDRRQSEKKTKGNRPRNKEVKK comes from the coding sequence ATGGAGGACGATATTGTCATCAGGATCAGAGGGCTGAAGAAGTCCTATACGATCATCGATCCCAACCTTAACGACAGCAGATTCCTGTTCAAGAAGAAGATACAGTACCCGATCTTCGACGGAATCGACCTGGATATCAAAAGAGGCGATATCGTCGGTATCCTCGGACGCAACGGATGCGGAAAGAGTACATTCCTGAAGATGGTCTCAGGCATCCTGGAACCCGACGAGGGGACGGTAGAGGTCAAAGGCAAGGTCGCCAGCATTCTCGAGCTGAGCATGGGATTCCACGCGGACCTTTCCGGAAGGGACAACATCATCCTCAGGAGCGAATTGTACGGCATCCCCAGGGAAGAGGTCATGGAACATCTGGACAAGATAATCGAATATACGGACCTCGGAGTGTTCATCGACAATCCTGTCAGGACGTACTCGTCAGGTATGAGGTCCCGTCTCGCATTCTCCGTCATGGTCAACGTCGATGCGGACATATTCCTGATCGATGAGGCACTGAGCACCGGAGATGCTGCATTCGCCTCCAAAGCATCGGAGCATCTGAAGGACCTTGTCCGCAGCGGCAAGACCGTCCTTTTCACATCCCACAGTATGAACACCATCAAACGCACATGCAGCCGTGCGGTTTGGATCTCGGACCACATGATAAAGATGGATGGTCCGGCAGATGATGTCGTCGACGAATACTCGCGTTCCATCAACGACTCGTTCGAAGAGACCCTGGGCCTTGCGAACGACGGCTCATCCTCCGCACAATACAGGATCGCCATCTTCTACAGGGACGGCGTAGGTGTTGAGAAGAACAAGGATGAGTGGTTGCACTGGCTGAATGAGGCTGCATTGAGGGATCACCCAATGGCGCTCAACGATCTTGCCGACATAAAGATGTCTGAGGGAAAGACGGAAGAGGCTATGGACCTCTATCAAAGAGCGGCTGAGAACGGCAGCATCGAAGCCAGAAGGAAATACGCCACACTCCAGGGAGAGACGATGGATGAGATCAGGGAGTTGCGCTCCATCCTGAAGGACCTCTGCTCCTCCGGCTACCCCTATGATTATTGCAATTACGGCGAACTCATGCTCAGATCTGCCCTGTCTGCTGAGGATTATGAAGAGGCCAAAGAATACCTGACAAGGGCCTCGGAAATGGGATGGACCGACGCGGATCTGCTCCTTGGACAGATGTACCGCGACGGTAGTAACGGTGAAAGGAACCTTGACAAATGTATCTCATACCTCACCAAAGCGGCTGAGAATGGGAACAACAAGGCAATGTACATGCTGGGCGACCTGTTCTATGACGGAAAATACCAGAAAAAGGACTATGAACAGGCATTCAGATGGTATCTGATGTCAGCATCGGTGGGCAACGCCAGATCCCAGTATCAGGTAGGACTGATGTATGCCTCCGGACAAGGGGTGGAGAAGAACGAAGATCTGGCCAAACAATGGTTCGCCAGATACTCCAGCACAATGGTTAACGATTCCCGCAAGAAAGCAATGGATACACTGAGGGCCCGCAAAGGGGACATTGCCTTGTCCAACGACATGCTGAAGGCCATGTCACGCAGCAACCAGCCTCCGTCCATGACCACTCTGGCCCTCAAATACCAGTCCGGAAAGGGATTCAAGAAGAACGAGAAGGCCGCCATGGAACTCATGAGGAAAGCATCCGTTGCAGGAGGTTCGCCCCGTGTGAAGCTGGCCGAGATGATCGAATCGAAGAATGAGTCCGAACAATTCCCGCAGGAGTCGCTCGATCTCATCAGGAGTGCTGTGGAATATGGCGATGCCGGAGCCATGTACAAGATGGCCTTACTGTACAAGGACGGAAAGGGCGTCGAACAGAACATGGACCTGTATCACAGATACATGGTGATGGCTGCCGAACGCGGAAACAAAGATGCCAAAGATACCGTCAGACAGTGGAAAGCCCGTACCGATCGCAGACAATCTGAAAAGAAAACTAAGGGTAACCGTCCGAGGAATAAAGAGGTCAAGAAATGA